In Macadamia integrifolia cultivar HAES 741 chromosome 1, SCU_Mint_v3, whole genome shotgun sequence, a single window of DNA contains:
- the LOC122084084 gene encoding DNA repair protein XRCC2 homolog isoform X1, with protein sequence MDSATELGGWINGDESAKEMLERVLTERPLLLLPPLHRVPLRVGNVVEIVGPSPSAKTQILVQAAISCVLPREWNGVYYGGLERLVIYFDLDCRFDILRLSESLKLHIMEANRSSNMNNGGPNEDFNFDEELFVSCMKRFLYVRSYNSFEFLAALKTLHCQLQKESEAHGVGVHFLMIDSISAFYWVDRASAMLPIGGDKRKSISLQSVTETVVQEIQNLLQMQPMLVLASKATIFGDGPLSSEAKRKWSLQDASDLKTSTMDLQKYSYRDYMPSVWQSFVTHRVLVRVSDEYLANSKHLITPIYETEWLLPPLSFLDKFTVKDAGIFMIA encoded by the exons ATGGATTCTGCAACGGAGCTCGGAGGATGGATTAATGGCGACGAGAGCGCAAAAGAAATGCTTGAAAGGGTCTTAACAGAGCGTCCTTTATTGCTTCTCCCTCCTCTCCATCGCGTTCCTCTCCGTGTCGGTAACGTGGTTGAGATCGTAGGTCCTTCCCCCTCCGCCAAAACCCAGATACTGGTCCAG GCTGCAATCAGTTGTGTTCTTCCCAGAGAGTGGAATGGAGTGTATTATGGTGGCTTAGAGCGTTTAGTAATCTACTTTGATTTGGATTGTCGCTTTGATATTCTACGTCTCTCGGAATCACTAAAGTTGCACATAATGGAAGCTAACA GATCAAGCAATATGAACAATGGGGGCCCAAATGAGGATTTCAATTTCGATGAGGAACTATTTGTATCTTGCATGAAACGTTTCTTGTACGTCCGTTCTTACAACAGTTTTGAATTTTTGGCTGCTCTTAAG ACATTGCATTGTCAACTTCAAAAGGAAAGTGAAGCACATGGTGTTGGTGTTCATTTCCTTATGATCGACAG CATAAGTGCATTCTATTGGGTGGATCGAGCTTCTGCAATGCTACCAATTGGAGgtgataaaag GAAAAGTATCTCTCTTCAAAGTGTTACGGAAACTGTTGTTCAGGAAATTCAAAATCTTCTACAGATGCAGCCAATGCTTGTTTTAGCTTCAAAAGCTACCATATTTGGGGATGGACCTCTCTCAAGTGAGGCTAAAAG AAAATGGTCTTTGCAAGATGCCTCAGATTTAAAAACCTCCACAATGGATCTGCAGAAATATTCTTATCGTGATTACATGCCGTCAGTGTGGCAG TCATTTGTTACACATAGGGTTCTTGTAAGAGTCTCAG ATGAATATCTTGCTAACAGCAAACATCTAATTACACCAATCTATGAGACTGAATGGTTACTGCCACCTCTGAGTTTCTTGgacaaatttactgtgaaagAT GCTGGTATCTTCATGATTGCGTGA
- the LOC122084084 gene encoding DNA repair protein XRCC2 homolog isoform X2: protein MDSATELGGWINGDESAKEMLERVLTERPLLLLPPLHRVPLRVGNVVEIVGPSPSAKTQILVQAAISCVLPREWNGVYYGGLERLVIYFDLDCRFDILRLSESLKLHIMEANRSSNMNNGGPNEDFNFDEELFVSCMKRFLYVRSYNSFEFLAALKTLHCQLQKESEAHGVGVHFLMIDSISAFYWVDRASAMLPIGGDKRKSISLQSVTETVVQEIQNLLQMQPMLVLASKATIFGDGPLSSEAKRKWSLQDASDLKTSTMDLQKYSYRDYMPSVWQSFVTHRVLVRVSANI from the exons ATGGATTCTGCAACGGAGCTCGGAGGATGGATTAATGGCGACGAGAGCGCAAAAGAAATGCTTGAAAGGGTCTTAACAGAGCGTCCTTTATTGCTTCTCCCTCCTCTCCATCGCGTTCCTCTCCGTGTCGGTAACGTGGTTGAGATCGTAGGTCCTTCCCCCTCCGCCAAAACCCAGATACTGGTCCAG GCTGCAATCAGTTGTGTTCTTCCCAGAGAGTGGAATGGAGTGTATTATGGTGGCTTAGAGCGTTTAGTAATCTACTTTGATTTGGATTGTCGCTTTGATATTCTACGTCTCTCGGAATCACTAAAGTTGCACATAATGGAAGCTAACA GATCAAGCAATATGAACAATGGGGGCCCAAATGAGGATTTCAATTTCGATGAGGAACTATTTGTATCTTGCATGAAACGTTTCTTGTACGTCCGTTCTTACAACAGTTTTGAATTTTTGGCTGCTCTTAAG ACATTGCATTGTCAACTTCAAAAGGAAAGTGAAGCACATGGTGTTGGTGTTCATTTCCTTATGATCGACAG CATAAGTGCATTCTATTGGGTGGATCGAGCTTCTGCAATGCTACCAATTGGAGgtgataaaag GAAAAGTATCTCTCTTCAAAGTGTTACGGAAACTGTTGTTCAGGAAATTCAAAATCTTCTACAGATGCAGCCAATGCTTGTTTTAGCTTCAAAAGCTACCATATTTGGGGATGGACCTCTCTCAAGTGAGGCTAAAAG AAAATGGTCTTTGCAAGATGCCTCAGATTTAAAAACCTCCACAATGGATCTGCAGAAATATTCTTATCGTGATTACATGCCGTCAGTGTGGCAG TCATTTGTTACACATAGGGTTCTTGTAAGAGTCTCAG CAAACATCTAA